One region of Streptomyces davaonensis JCM 4913 genomic DNA includes:
- a CDS encoding TetR family transcriptional regulator translates to MSQPAKSSRTPATPDAPESAAGTRAAAQRLKMRRELAAAAMDLFATKGYEATTVDEIAAQAGVARRTFFRHFRSKEEAIFPDHDDTLIRAEAVLNAAPAHEHPLDTVCRGIKEVMRMYAARPEISVARYKLTREVPTLREAEIASVARYERLFTRYLLGHFDEHAHDDDANDDPLLAEVAASAVVTAHNHVLRRWLRAGGQGDVETQLDHAFAIVRKTFGTGIGAGRTPQPQPAAATVSTQGEVLVTVARTDAPLDQVMRTIEEALKER, encoded by the coding sequence ATGTCCCAGCCCGCCAAGTCCTCACGTACACCAGCCACGCCCGACGCGCCGGAGAGTGCCGCAGGCACGCGTGCGGCCGCCCAGCGGCTCAAGATGCGCCGAGAACTGGCGGCCGCGGCGATGGACCTGTTCGCCACGAAGGGGTACGAGGCGACGACCGTCGACGAGATCGCGGCCCAGGCCGGGGTCGCCCGCCGCACCTTCTTCCGCCACTTCCGCTCCAAGGAAGAGGCGATCTTCCCCGATCACGACGACACCCTGATCCGGGCCGAGGCGGTGCTCAACGCCGCCCCCGCGCACGAGCATCCGCTCGACACGGTGTGCCGCGGCATCAAGGAAGTCATGCGGATGTACGCGGCCCGCCCGGAGATCTCGGTCGCCCGCTACAAGCTCACGCGCGAGGTGCCCACCCTGCGCGAGGCCGAGATCGCTTCGGTCGCCCGCTACGAGCGCCTCTTCACCCGTTATCTCCTCGGCCACTTCGACGAGCACGCGCACGACGACGACGCCAACGACGACCCGCTGCTGGCGGAGGTCGCCGCCTCCGCCGTGGTCACCGCCCACAACCACGTACTGCGCCGGTGGCTGCGGGCGGGCGGCCAGGGTGATGTGGAGACCCAGCTGGACCACGCCTTCGCGATCGTCCGCAAGACCTTCGGCACCGGTATCGGCGCCGGCCGTACGCCGCAGCCCCAGCCGGCCGCGGCGACGGTCTCCACCCAGGGCGAGGTGCTGGTGACGGTCGCCCGCACGGACGCACCGCTGGATCAGGTCATGCGGACCATCGAGGAGGCGCTCAAGGAGCGCTGA
- the ccrA gene encoding crotonyl-CoA carboxylase/reductase: protein MKDILDAIQSPDSTSADFAALPLPESYRAITVHKDETEMFAGLETRDKDPRKSIHLDDVPLPELGPGEALVAVMASSVNYNSVWTSIFEPLPTFGFLERYGKLSELTKRHDLPYHIIGSDLSGVVLRTGPGVNAWKPGDEVVAHCLSVELESSDGHNDTMLDPEQRIWGFETNFGGLAEIALVKSNQLMPKPGHLSWEEAAAPGLVNSTAYRQLVSRNGASMKQGDNVLIWGASGGLGSYATQFALAGGANPICVVSSPQKAEICKAMGAEAIIDRNAEGYKFWKDENTQDPREWKRFGKRIRELTGGEDVDIVFEHPGRETFGASVYVTRKGGTIVTCASTSGYNHEYDNRYLWMSLKRIIGSHFANYREAWEANRLVAKGKIHPTLSKVYSLEETGQAAFDVHRNLHQGKVGVLCLAPEEGQGVRDEELRAKHIDAINRFRNI from the coding sequence GTGAAGGACATCCTGGACGCGATCCAGTCGCCCGACTCCACGTCGGCCGACTTCGCCGCTCTGCCGCTCCCCGAGTCGTACCGCGCGATCACCGTGCACAAGGACGAGACGGAGATGTTCGCCGGGCTCGAGACCCGCGACAAGGACCCCCGCAAGTCGATCCACCTGGACGACGTGCCCCTGCCGGAACTCGGCCCGGGCGAGGCCCTGGTCGCCGTCATGGCCTCCTCCGTCAACTACAACTCGGTGTGGACCTCGATCTTCGAGCCGCTGCCGACCTTCGGCTTCCTGGAGCGCTACGGCAAGCTCTCCGAGCTCACCAAGCGCCATGACCTGCCGTACCACATCATCGGCTCCGACCTCTCGGGCGTCGTGCTGCGCACCGGTCCGGGCGTCAACGCCTGGAAGCCCGGTGACGAGGTCGTCGCGCACTGTCTGTCGGTGGAGCTGGAGTCCTCCGACGGCCACAACGACACCATGCTCGACCCCGAGCAGCGGATCTGGGGCTTCGAGACCAACTTCGGCGGCCTCGCCGAGATCGCGCTGGTCAAGTCCAACCAGCTGATGCCGAAGCCCGGCCACCTCAGCTGGGAGGAGGCCGCCGCTCCGGGCCTGGTCAACTCCACCGCCTACCGCCAGCTGGTCTCCCGCAACGGCGCCAGCATGAAGCAGGGCGACAACGTGCTCATCTGGGGCGCGAGCGGTGGACTCGGCTCCTACGCCACCCAGTTCGCGCTGGCCGGCGGCGCCAACCCGATCTGTGTGGTGAGCAGCCCGCAGAAGGCGGAGATCTGCAAGGCGATGGGCGCCGAGGCGATCATCGACCGCAACGCCGAGGGCTACAAGTTCTGGAAGGACGAGAACACCCAGGACCCGCGCGAGTGGAAGCGCTTCGGCAAGCGCATCCGTGAGCTCACCGGCGGCGAGGACGTCGACATCGTCTTCGAGCACCCCGGCCGCGAGACCTTCGGCGCCTCGGTCTACGTCACCCGCAAGGGCGGCACGATCGTCACCTGCGCCTCGACCTCCGGTTACAACCACGAGTACGACAACCGCTATCTGTGGATGTCCCTGAAGCGGATCATCGGCTCGCACTTCGCCAACTACCGCGAGGCCTGGGAGGCCAACCGGCTGGTCGCGAAGGGCAAGATCCACCCGACGCTGTCGAAGGTCTACTCCCTGGAGGAGACCGGCCAGGCCGCGTTCGACGTGCACCGCAACCTCCACCAGGGCAAGGTCGGCGTGCTGTGCCTGGCCCCCGAGGAGGGCCAGGGCGTGCGCGACGAGGAGCTGCGCGCCAAGCACATCGACGCCATCAACCGCTTCCGCAACATCTGA
- a CDS encoding protein meaA, whose protein sequence is MSERQKDRPWLMRTYAGHSTAEASNELYRRNLAKGQTGLSVAFDLPTQTGYDPDHILARGEVGRVGVPVSHLGDMRRLFQDIPLEQMNTSMTINATAMWLLALYQVVAEEQGADITKLQGTTQNDIVKEYLSRGTHVFPPGPSLRLTTDMIAYTVSHIPKWNPINICSYHLQEAGATPVQEIAYAMSTAIAVLDAVRDSGQVPQERMGDVVARISFFVNAGVRFVEEMCKMRAFGRIWDQVTRERYGIQDPKQRRFRYGVQVNSLGLTEAQPENNVQRIVLEMLAVTLSKDARARAVQLPAWNEALGLPRPWDQQWSLRIQQVLAHESDLLEYEDIFEGSKVIEAKVEALVEESLAEIERIQEMGGAMAAVESGYLKSQLVASHAERRARIESGQEKIVGVNIFETTEPSPLTSDLDTAIQTVDPAVETRVISALEHWRDTRYQPPFNHPRPCKALEKLKEAAKGSANLMEATLECARAGVTTGEWSGALREVFGEFRAPTGVSSAPVAVTAEEGTAMALVRRKVELTAKDMSVGKLRFLVGKPGLDGHSNGAEQIAVRARDAGFEVVYQGIRLTPEQIVDAALAEDVHAVGLSILSGSHAQLVPDVLERLRVAGATDIPVIAGGIIPNGDAEQLRTAGVAAVFTPKDFDITGIIGRIVDEIRKANKLDPLEVPA, encoded by the coding sequence ATGAGCGAGCGTCAGAAGGACCGGCCGTGGTTGATGCGGACCTACGCCGGTCACTCCACGGCAGAGGCGTCCAACGAGCTGTACCGGCGCAACCTCGCCAAGGGCCAGACGGGTCTGTCCGTCGCCTTCGACCTGCCGACGCAGACCGGCTACGACCCGGACCACATCCTCGCCCGCGGCGAGGTCGGCCGGGTCGGGGTGCCCGTCTCGCACCTCGGTGACATGCGCCGGCTGTTCCAGGACATCCCCCTGGAGCAGATGAACACCTCGATGACCATCAACGCCACCGCCATGTGGCTGCTGGCGCTCTATCAGGTGGTCGCGGAGGAGCAGGGCGCGGACATCACCAAGCTCCAGGGCACGACCCAGAACGACATCGTCAAGGAGTACCTGTCGCGGGGGACCCATGTCTTCCCGCCGGGGCCTTCGCTCCGTCTGACGACGGACATGATCGCGTACACGGTCTCCCACATCCCCAAGTGGAACCCGATCAACATCTGTAGCTACCACCTACAGGAGGCGGGTGCCACACCGGTCCAGGAGATCGCCTACGCGATGTCCACGGCGATCGCGGTCCTCGACGCCGTCCGCGACAGCGGCCAGGTCCCGCAGGAGCGCATGGGTGATGTGGTCGCCCGGATCTCCTTCTTCGTGAACGCGGGCGTCCGCTTCGTCGAGGAGATGTGCAAGATGCGCGCCTTCGGCCGCATCTGGGACCAGGTCACCCGCGAGCGCTACGGCATCCAGGACCCCAAGCAGCGCCGCTTCCGCTACGGCGTCCAGGTCAACTCCCTGGGCCTGACGGAGGCGCAGCCGGAGAACAACGTCCAGCGGATCGTGCTGGAGATGCTGGCCGTCACCCTCTCCAAGGACGCCCGCGCGCGGGCCGTCCAGCTCCCCGCCTGGAACGAGGCGCTGGGCCTGCCCCGGCCCTGGGACCAGCAGTGGTCGCTGCGGATCCAGCAGGTGCTCGCCCATGAGAGCGATCTGCTGGAGTACGAGGACATCTTCGAGGGCTCGAAGGTGATCGAGGCCAAGGTCGAGGCGCTGGTCGAGGAGTCGCTCGCCGAGATCGAGCGGATCCAGGAGATGGGCGGCGCGATGGCCGCCGTCGAGTCCGGCTATCTCAAGTCGCAGCTGGTGGCCTCGCACGCCGAGCGGCGGGCCCGGATCGAGTCCGGCCAGGAGAAGATCGTCGGCGTCAACATCTTCGAGACGACCGAGCCCAGCCCGCTCACCTCCGACCTCGACACGGCCATCCAGACGGTCGACCCCGCGGTCGAGACCCGGGTGATCTCCGCGCTGGAGCACTGGCGGGACACCCGCTACCAGCCGCCCTTCAACCACCCGCGCCCGTGCAAGGCGCTGGAGAAGCTGAAGGAGGCCGCCAAGGGCAGCGCCAACCTCATGGAGGCCACCCTGGAGTGCGCCCGCGCCGGTGTCACCACCGGCGAGTGGTCCGGGGCCCTGCGCGAGGTGTTCGGCGAGTTCCGGGCGCCGACCGGAGTCTCCTCCGCGCCGGTCGCGGTGACCGCCGAGGAGGGCACCGCGATGGCCCTGGTGCGCCGCAAGGTGGAACTGACGGCGAAGGACATGAGCGTCGGCAAGCTCCGCTTCCTGGTCGGCAAGCCCGGCCTGGACGGGCACTCCAACGGCGCCGAGCAGATCGCGGTGCGCGCCCGTGACGCCGGGTTCGAGGTGGTCTACCAGGGCATCCGGCTCACCCCGGAGCAGATCGTGGACGCGGCCCTCGCCGAGGACGTGCACGCGGTCGGCCTGTCCATCCTCTCCGGATCGCACGCCCAGCTGGTGCCGGACGTGCTGGAGCGACTCCGTGTGGCCGGTGCCACAGATATCCCGGTGATCGCCGGTGGCATCATCCCGAATGGTGACGCCGAGCAGCTCCGGACCGCCGGAGTCGCCGCGGTCTTCACCCCGAAGGACTTCGACATCACCGGAATCATCGGCCGCATCGTCGATGAGATCCGCAAAGCGAACAAGCTCGACCCCCTGGAGGTCCCCGCATGA
- a CDS encoding HpcH/HpaI aldolase/citrate lyase family protein: protein MTVNRLRPRRSCLAVPGSNPRFLEKAQGLPADQVFLDLEDACAPLAKPGARHTIVKFLNEGDWTGKTRVVRVNDWTTEWTYRDVVTVVEGAGQNLDCIMLPKVQTAEQIVALDLLLTQIEKTMGFEVGKIGIEAQIENAQGLNNVNAIATASQRVETIIFGPADFMASINMKSLVVGEQPPGYPADAYHYILMKILMAARANNLQAIDGPYLQIRNIDGYREVAQRAAALGFDGKWVLHPGQVEASNEIFSPSQEDFDHAELILDAYDYYTSEAGGKKGSAMLGDEMIDEASRKMALVISGKGRAAGMQRTSKFEIPEA from the coding sequence ATGACCGTCAACCGTCTCCGCCCGCGGCGCTCCTGCCTGGCCGTGCCGGGCTCGAACCCCCGCTTCCTGGAGAAGGCCCAGGGTCTCCCCGCCGACCAGGTCTTCCTGGACCTGGAGGACGCGTGCGCGCCGCTCGCCAAGCCCGGGGCGCGGCACACCATCGTGAAGTTCCTCAACGAGGGTGACTGGACGGGCAAGACGCGGGTCGTGCGCGTGAACGACTGGACGACCGAGTGGACGTACCGCGATGTCGTCACGGTCGTCGAGGGTGCGGGCCAGAACCTCGACTGCATCATGCTGCCGAAGGTGCAGACGGCCGAGCAGATCGTGGCGCTCGACCTGCTGCTGACGCAGATCGAGAAGACGATGGGCTTCGAGGTCGGCAAGATCGGCATCGAGGCGCAGATCGAGAACGCGCAGGGCCTGAACAACGTCAACGCGATCGCGACGGCCTCCCAGCGCGTGGAGACCATCATCTTCGGCCCGGCCGACTTCATGGCGTCCATCAACATGAAGTCGCTGGTCGTCGGTGAGCAGCCGCCCGGCTACCCGGCGGACGCCTACCACTACATCCTGATGAAGATCCTGATGGCCGCCCGCGCCAACAACCTCCAGGCCATCGACGGTCCCTACCTCCAGATCCGCAACATCGACGGCTACCGCGAGGTCGCCCAGCGCGCCGCCGCGCTCGGCTTCGACGGCAAGTGGGTGCTGCACCCGGGCCAGGTCGAGGCGTCCAACGAGATCTTCTCGCCGTCGCAGGAGGACTTCGACCACGCCGAGCTGATCCTGGACGCGTACGACTACTACACGTCCGAGGCGGGCGGCAAGAAGGGCTCCGCGATGCTCGGCGACGAGATGATCGACGAGGCCAGCCGCAAGATGGCGCTGGTCATCTCCGGCAAGGGCCGGGCCGCCGGCATGCAGCGCACCAGCAAGTTCGAGATTCCGGAGGCGTAA
- a CDS encoding MaoC family dehydratase, giving the protein MQFGRTYEEFEVGAVYKHWPGKTVTEYDDHLFCLLTMNHHPLHMDVNYAENTTDFGKNVVVGNYIYSLLLGMSVPDVSGKAIANLEIESLRHVAPTFHGDTIYGETTVLDKTPSKSKNDRGIVYVETKGYKQDGTLVCVFRRKVMVPTETYIKERGGEQPGRPELKEQGK; this is encoded by the coding sequence ATGCAGTTCGGGCGTACCTACGAGGAGTTCGAGGTCGGGGCGGTCTACAAGCACTGGCCCGGGAAGACAGTCACGGAGTACGACGACCACCTCTTCTGTCTCCTCACCATGAACCACCACCCGCTCCACATGGACGTCAACTATGCGGAGAACACGACGGACTTCGGCAAGAACGTCGTCGTAGGGAACTACATCTACTCGCTGCTGCTGGGCATGTCCGTACCGGACGTGTCGGGCAAGGCGATCGCGAACCTGGAGATCGAGTCGCTGCGGCACGTGGCGCCGACCTTCCACGGTGACACGATCTACGGCGAGACCACGGTCCTCGACAAGACGCCCTCGAAGTCGAAGAACGACCGCGGCATCGTCTACGTCGAGACCAAGGGCTACAAGCAGGACGGCACCCTGGTCTGCGTGTTCCGCCGCAAGGTGATGGTGCCGACCGAGACGTACATCAAGGAGCGCGGCGGCGAGCAGCCGGGCCGCCCCGAGCTCAAGGAACAGGGGAAGTAG
- a CDS encoding acyl-CoA dehydrogenase family protein codes for MARLAQTAGLTEIQQEILSTVRDFVDKEIIPVATELEHRDEYPQQIVDGLKELGLFGLMIPEEYGGLGESLLTYALCVEEIARGWMSVSGIINTHFIVAYMLKQHGTQEQKDHFLPRMAAGDIRGAFSMSEPGLGSDVSAITSKAVKDGDEYVLNGQKMWLTNGGTSSLVAVLVRSDEGHPEGTAPHKSMTTFLVEKEPGFGEVRPGLTIPGKIDKMGYKGVDTTELIMDGLRVPADRVLGGVTGRGFYQMMDGVEVGRVNVAARGCGVAQRAFELGVQYAQQRHTFGKPIAQHQAIQFKLAEMATKVEAAHAMMVNAARKKDSGERNDLEAGMAKYLASEYCKEVVEDAFRIHGGYGFSKEYEIERLYREAPMLLIGEGTAEIQKMIIGRRLLEEYRFQG; via the coding sequence ATGGCGCGACTCGCCCAGACCGCCGGTCTGACCGAGATCCAGCAGGAGATCCTGTCCACCGTCCGCGACTTCGTGGACAAGGAGATCATCCCGGTCGCCACCGAGCTGGAGCACCGCGACGAGTATCCGCAGCAGATCGTCGACGGCCTCAAGGAGTTGGGCCTGTTCGGCCTGATGATCCCGGAGGAGTACGGCGGTCTGGGCGAGTCGCTCCTGACGTACGCCCTGTGCGTCGAGGAGATCGCGCGCGGCTGGATGTCGGTGTCCGGCATCATCAACACCCACTTCATCGTGGCGTACATGCTCAAGCAGCACGGCACGCAGGAGCAGAAGGACCACTTCCTGCCGCGGATGGCGGCCGGTGACATCCGGGGCGCCTTCTCGATGTCGGAGCCGGGTCTCGGCTCGGATGTGTCGGCCATCACGTCCAAGGCGGTCAAGGACGGCGACGAGTACGTCCTCAACGGCCAGAAGATGTGGCTGACGAACGGCGGTACGTCGTCTCTGGTGGCCGTTCTGGTCCGAAGTGACGAAGGACACCCCGAGGGCACGGCGCCCCACAAGTCGATGACGACCTTCCTCGTCGAGAAGGAGCCCGGTTTCGGTGAGGTCCGCCCCGGCCTGACCATTCCCGGCAAGATCGACAAAATGGGGTACAAGGGCGTCGACACCACCGAACTCATCATGGATGGCCTGCGAGTTCCGGCCGACCGGGTGCTCGGCGGGGTCACCGGCCGAGGTTTTTACCAAATGATGGACGGCGTCGAGGTCGGCCGCGTCAACGTCGCGGCGCGTGGCTGCGGTGTCGCTCAGCGTGCGTTCGAACTCGGTGTCCAGTACGCCCAGCAGCGTCACACTTTCGGCAAGCCGATCGCCCAGCACCAGGCGATCCAGTTCAAGCTCGCCGAGATGGCTACCAAGGTCGAGGCCGCCCATGCGATGATGGTGAACGCGGCACGCAAAAAGGACTCCGGGGAGCGAAACGACCTTGAGGCTGGGATGGCGAAGTACCTCGCCTCCGAGTACTGCAAGGAGGTCGTCGAAGACGCCTTCCGGATCCACGGCGGCTACGGCTTCTCCAAGGAGTACGAGATCGAGCGCCTCTACCGTGAGGCTCCGATGCTGCTGATCGGCGAAGGTACCGCCGAGATCCAGAAAATGATCATCGGTCGCAGGCTGCTCGAAGAGTATCGATTCCAGGGCTGA
- a CDS encoding phosphatidylserine decarboxylase: protein MPHSQTSAPRDSLAGVRLARGASPWLLPTVATAALSLVKARRSGAAKAVAVPATALAAGMLWFFRDPEREIAQGRVISPADGVVQSIMPWKDGRTRVAIFMSPLNVHVNRAPLSGTVTSVEHIPGGFVPAFNKESENNERVVWHFDTELGDIEMIQIAGAVARRIVPYIPQGTKVEQGDRIGLIRFGSRVDIYLPEGVEVAVEVGQKTVAGVTRIDRD from the coding sequence ATGCCCCACAGCCAAACCTCTGCACCTCGCGACAGCCTGGCCGGCGTACGCCTGGCACGCGGAGCCTCGCCGTGGCTTCTCCCGACCGTCGCCACCGCAGCCCTCAGCCTCGTCAAGGCCCGCCGCTCCGGCGCCGCCAAGGCCGTCGCCGTGCCCGCCACCGCCCTCGCGGCGGGCATGCTGTGGTTCTTCCGCGACCCCGAGCGCGAGATCGCCCAGGGCCGCGTCATCTCGCCCGCCGACGGAGTGGTGCAGAGCATCATGCCGTGGAAGGACGGCCGCACCCGCGTCGCGATCTTCATGAGCCCGCTCAACGTCCACGTCAACCGCGCGCCGCTCTCCGGCACGGTGACCTCGGTCGAGCACATCCCGGGTGGGTTCGTTCCGGCGTTCAACAAGGAGAGCGAGAACAACGAGCGCGTAGTCTGGCATTTCGACACCGAACTCGGTGACATCGAGATGATCCAGATCGCCGGCGCGGTGGCCCGCCGTATCGTCCCCTACATCCCCCAGGGGACGAAGGTCGAGCAGGGTGACCGCATCGGTCTGATCCGCTTCGGCTCCCGTGTCGACATCTACCTGCCCGAGGGCGTGGAGGTCGCGGTCGAGGTCGGTCAGAAGACCGTGGCTGGGGTGACTCGCATTGACCGTGATTGA
- the pssA gene encoding CDP-diacylglycerol--serine O-phosphatidyltransferase, producing MPEADEVDEVDEEEMPLSLRLSIADTLTLGNATCGFMAVYFTTTGILIPHLTGSQETGMARHSAATAVILMLCAAVFDLFDGLVARKLRSSPMGAELDNLSDLISFGLAPAYFVLVYGMVANDAHQKVAAVGAIVVLLAVVLRLARFSCVTPTNGMFQGMPSPFGALTVVSIVLLELPFEATLLAIIGTAWLMVSRVEYPKPRGRLAVAMLAWIVLSMGLLAAWAFEAPSGQLLLQTGCALQLVMGAVIPLFATARRVNNFRDNRREARGAQLP from the coding sequence GTGCCCGAGGCGGACGAGGTCGACGAGGTCGACGAAGAGGAGATGCCCCTCTCCCTGCGTCTGTCGATAGCGGACACCCTCACTCTCGGCAACGCCACGTGCGGGTTCATGGCGGTGTACTTCACCACCACCGGCATCCTGATCCCGCACCTCACCGGCAGCCAGGAAACGGGCATGGCCCGGCACAGCGCGGCGACCGCCGTGATCCTGATGCTGTGCGCGGCGGTCTTCGACCTGTTCGACGGCCTGGTCGCGAGGAAGCTCCGCTCGTCCCCGATGGGCGCCGAGCTGGACAACCTCTCCGACCTGATCAGCTTCGGTCTGGCGCCCGCCTACTTCGTCCTGGTGTACGGCATGGTCGCGAACGACGCGCACCAGAAGGTGGCCGCGGTCGGTGCGATCGTGGTCCTGCTGGCCGTGGTGCTGCGACTCGCGCGCTTCTCGTGCGTGACGCCGACCAATGGCATGTTCCAGGGCATGCCATCGCCGTTCGGCGCGCTGACGGTCGTCTCGATCGTGCTGCTGGAGCTGCCCTTCGAGGCGACGCTGCTGGCGATCATCGGTACGGCCTGGCTGATGGTGAGCCGGGTGGAGTACCCGAAGCCGCGGGGCCGCCTCGCGGTGGCGATGCTCGCCTGGATCGTCCTGTCCATGGGCCTGCTGGCCGCCTGGGCCTTCGAGGCCCCCAGCGGACAGCTCCTGCTCCAGACCGGCTGCGCCCTTCAGCTGGTCATGGGCGCGGTGATCCCGCTGTTCGCCACGGCCCGCCGGGTGAACAACTTCCGCGACAACCGCCGCGAGGCGCGCGGAGCACAGCTGCCGTAG
- a CDS encoding universal stress protein, which yields MAVVVWIVEGTWPACVDAARTHAPEDADIVLLHVTPADIPGAAHGAFAGLLGRGHPERDPGTRLEHLATASADQFLADAAQRLGLRCTRIERTGRVEREVVAAADGADLLILARDGDRTHLGPRSLGPASRFIVDHAPCPVLLVWPETAPGIATIPPPPPHHR from the coding sequence ATGGCTGTGGTGGTCTGGATCGTCGAGGGCACCTGGCCTGCCTGCGTGGACGCCGCCCGCACCCACGCCCCCGAGGACGCGGACATCGTCCTGCTCCACGTCACCCCGGCCGACATCCCCGGCGCGGCGCACGGCGCGTTCGCGGGCCTGCTCGGCCGCGGCCACCCCGAGCGCGACCCCGGCACACGGCTGGAGCACCTGGCCACCGCCTCCGCCGACCAGTTCCTCGCCGACGCCGCGCAGCGTCTGGGCCTCCGGTGCACCCGCATCGAGCGCACCGGCCGAGTCGAGCGGGAAGTCGTCGCCGCCGCCGACGGCGCCGACCTGCTCATCCTCGCCCGCGACGGCGACCGGACCCACCTCGGCCCGCGCAGCCTCGGTCCCGCCAGCCGCTTCATCGTCGACCACGCCCCCTGCCCGGTGCTGCTGGTGTGGCCCGAAACTGCACCCGGTATCGCCACCATCCCGCCCCCGCCGCCACACCATCGGTAG
- a CDS encoding SLC13 family permease, with product MSTALAEAISVVLLVVVLACAVMRPFGWPEAVVAVPAAGVVIATGAISLDHAADEAAQLGPVIGFLAAVLVLAQLCDDEGLFHACGAWMARTAAGRPRRLLVQVFTLASLITAVLSLDATIVLLTPVVFATAARLGARSRPHVYACTHLSNTASLLLPVSNLTNLLAFAASGLSFTRFAALMALPWLVAIAAEYVVFRRFFATDLDAGATAPAIAQPREVPVFALATVACTLVGFVVTSALGIDPAWAAAAGAAVLAVRALAQRRTTPTAILRASAVPFLAFVLALGIVVRAVVDNGLDTALGRLIPDGTGLVALLGIAVLAAVLANVINNLPAVLVLLPLTAPSGPGAVLAVLLGVNIGPNLTYAGSLATLLWRRIVHAHDAEVELKEFTRLGLYAVPASLGAAVLALWVSLTAIGGG from the coding sequence GTGAGTACTGCGCTGGCGGAGGCGATCTCCGTCGTTCTCCTTGTGGTCGTGCTGGCGTGCGCGGTGATGCGCCCGTTCGGCTGGCCGGAGGCAGTCGTCGCGGTCCCGGCCGCCGGGGTCGTCATCGCCACCGGGGCGATTTCACTGGACCACGCGGCTGACGAGGCTGCCCAGCTGGGGCCGGTGATCGGGTTCCTGGCGGCCGTGCTGGTCCTGGCCCAGTTGTGCGACGACGAGGGGCTGTTCCACGCGTGCGGCGCATGGATGGCCCGCACGGCGGCGGGACGGCCACGCCGCTTGCTGGTGCAGGTGTTCACCCTCGCCTCGTTGATCACCGCGGTGCTCAGCCTGGATGCCACCATCGTGTTGCTGACCCCGGTGGTGTTCGCCACCGCCGCCCGGCTGGGAGCCCGGTCCCGGCCGCACGTGTACGCCTGCACCCACCTGTCGAACACGGCATCGCTGCTGCTGCCGGTGTCGAACCTGACCAACCTGCTGGCGTTCGCGGCCAGCGGGTTGAGCTTCACCCGGTTCGCCGCCCTGATGGCGCTGCCCTGGCTGGTGGCCATCGCCGCTGAGTACGTCGTCTTCCGCCGGTTCTTCGCCACCGATCTGGACGCCGGCGCCACGGCCCCGGCCATCGCCCAGCCACGCGAGGTGCCCGTGTTCGCACTGGCCACGGTGGCGTGCACCCTGGTCGGTTTCGTGGTCACCTCCGCGCTCGGCATCGACCCCGCCTGGGCGGCAGCGGCGGGTGCCGCCGTGCTCGCGGTCCGCGCGCTGGCCCAGCGCCGCACCACTCCCACCGCCATCCTGCGCGCGAGCGCGGTGCCGTTCCTCGCCTTCGTCCTGGCCCTGGGCATCGTGGTCCGCGCCGTCGTCGACAACGGCCTCGATACGGCTCTGGGCCGGCTGATCCCCGACGGGACGGGCCTTGTCGCGCTGCTGGGCATCGCCGTGCTGGCCGCCGTGCTGGCCAACGTGATCAACAATCTGCCTGCGGTGCTGGTGCTGCTGCCGCTGACCGCCCCGTCCGGGCCCGGCGCCGTCCTCGCGGTGCTGCTCGGGGTGAACATCGGGCCGAACCTCACCTACGCAGGGTCGCTGGCCACCCTGTTGTGGCGGCGCATCGTGCACGCCCACGACGCCGAGGTGGAGCTGAAGGAGTTCACCCGGCTCGGCCTGTATGCCGTACCCGCGAGCCTGGGCGCCGCGGTGCTGGCACTGTGGGTCTCACTGACCGCGATCGGAGGAGGCTGA